The genome window TACGCCCGCATCGGCCCCAGCCTGCGCCGCCGCGCCGGCGGCTACGCGCATGCCAAGCAGTACAAGCGCCTGCGGCGCGTGTTGGGCAAGCAGCGCACCCTCGTTGGCCGGCTGATCCGCGATATCCAGCGCAAGGCCACCACCGAGCAACAGCAGAAGCTCGCCACCCTGCTGACGCGCGCCGAGCGCATCCGCAGCCAGCAGAAGAAAGACAAGCACAAGCTCTACGCCCTGCACGCCCCGGAAGTCGAGTGCATTGGCAAGGGCAAGGCCCGCCAGCCCTACGAGTTCGGCGTCAAGGCCGGCATCGCCATCACCGCGAAGCAAGGCCTCATCGTCGGCGCCCGCAGCTTCCCCGGCAATCCCTATGACGGCGACACCCTGGCCGAGCATCTGGAACAGACCGAAATCCTCACCGGCATCCCACCAACCACCGCCATCGTCGACCTCGGCTATCGCGGTCGCCAACCTGAAGGCGTCGCCGTCATCCATCGCGGCAAGCCCAAGACCCTGACACCCAGCCAGAAACGCCTGCTCAAACGCCGACAGGCCGTAGAACCCACCATCGGGCACCTCAAGGAAGAGAACCGCATGCGACGCTGCCACCTCAAGGGCGCGCTCGGCGATGCCATGAACCCGGTGCTGGCCGCTGCCGGCTACAACCTACGGTGGCTGATGCGCTGGATCATCGCTTTTTGGGCCCAAATCCTGGCCGCGTTACTGCCGCTCACCCTGCCGAACCGCACGGCTATGACGCCGGACGCGGCCTCATGAGGGAATCTTCAGGGACGACGACTTATGGTAAGCCACACGTTCTGGGGTTTCCTGACCGTAGAAGAAGGGCGTATCCATCGGCCCCGGCCCGATCGCCGTCACCGAGATACCCCGCGACGCGAATTCCTTGGCCGCAGCGCGCGTGAAGTCCTCCACCGGTGCTTTGCCGCCAGCATAGGTCGAGTAGCCGTCGGTGAATGCAGCCAGCAAGGAGGTGACGATAGTGATGATCTTGCCGTCGTCGTTAACATGCTTGCCCGCCTCCCTGATGAAGAAGTAGGCGGCTTTAGCGTTGATGTCGAACATCGCGTCATATTCGTCTTCGCTGGTGTCGACGATAGCTTTGCGCAGCACTTTGCCCACCGTATTGACCGCGATATCGATTCCGCCGAACCGACTCTTCGCTTCCTTGAAAAGCGCAACGACGTTGGCGGGGTGCGTGAGGTCGCCTTGCATCATGAAGGCTTCGCTACCCACGTTCTGGATCGCCGCCACCGTGTCCTCGGCGTCCGCTTGAGCACTCTCGCTGTGATAGTGCACAACAACCTTCGCCCCGCGCTCGCCCATTCGGCGGCTGATGAGGCTGCCGAGATTCTTGGCGCCGGCGGCAACGAGCACCACTTTGCCTTCGAGGGCCTGCCTATCCATATCCACTTCTCCTTGATTGGTTGCCTTCAGTCTTGCCTCGCCGCCCTATTTCGGACGACAGCAGATGGCACTTTGATTGTTTCTTTAAACTGGATAAACAAGCGTAATTTGACATCACTGTTCTAAATTAACGAACAATATGGTCATGGATCGTCTGCTGAACCTCGAAATCTTCGTACGTGTGGCGGAAAGCCGAAGCTTTACACGCGCTGCCGACCAACTCGAGTTGCCCCGGTCGACCGTTTCCGCCGCCGTGAAACAGCTGGAGGCGAGGCTGGGCACCCCGTTGCTCAATCGAACCACGCGACGGGTCAACCTGACGCATGACGGCAGCACCTACTACGAGCGGGCGCTGCGTTTGCTGGCCGACTTCGACGAGGCCGAAACGATGTTTCGGCGCGCAGGTAGCCCACCGGCAGGCAAGGTTCGGGCCGATCTTCCGGGCCGGGTGGCTCGGCTCATATTGGCCCCCGCATTGCCGGATTTTCACAGGCAGCACCCCGAGATCGAGCTTGAGCTCGGCGTCACCGACCGCCCCATCGACTTGGTCGAAGAAGGCGTCGACTGCGCCATCCGGGTGGGCGAGTTGGCGGAATCCGGCCTGGTCGCGCGCCGGCTCGGCGAGCTGAATCAAATCAATTGCGCCAGTCCGGACTATCTGGCTCGCCATGGCACGCCGGAGAGACTCGCAGATCTGCAGGAGCATCTGGCTGTCCACTACGCCTCTCCGCTGTCCGGAAGAGTGGAAGACTGGGAGTTCATCGACCAAGGGCGTAGCATCGCCATCCGGTTGCGCAGCGTGGTCACGGTCAACAATGCCGAGGCCTACATCGCCTGCTGCTTGGCCGGCCTCGGCATGATCCAGGTTCCTGCGTACGATGTGCAGACCGAGATCCGAGACGGACTACTGACTGAGGTGCTCCCGCAGCATCGCCCCGAGCGTCTGCCGATCTCCGTTCTCTACCCACATCGACGGCATCGCGCCGCGCAGGTAGAGGCTTTTGTAGCCTGGGCGAGCGCACTCTTTGCCGCCCGCATGGGGCTCGAATAGTCCTCGCAAGTGCGGCCACACCCCCTCCCGCCGGCGCTACCAAAACCCTGGAGGCAAGTCTGACCAGCGACTGCAAGAGGGTGTCGGCAGCTACCGGCAGGGGCGGCCGCATTCCGGTGACCAGATTCATGCAATGCGGCTGACAGGCGAGGACGCGCCCCAGCCCCAGCCCCATCTCGCTCAGCGCAGTCGTGTACGACCCGCACCTCCAGGACGAGGATGGACCGCGCTTCGAACATTCCGAGCCCGAGTACTTCGATCGCTTCTGCCTCGCTCGGTATACAGAGGCCATCCTCTCGGATGGGCCGAGGATCGACAGGCAGGTCAATCGGTTGACCACCTTGGTTGGAGTCCCGCCGGTATCCACAGCGTTCAGCGCAGCCGGATGCGTGCATACTTAACTGCTGCACTAACTGCAGCAAGCACGAAAAAAGGCCTGCACCGGTGGGTCGCAGGCCTTTGATTTCATTTGGTGCCGGCGGAGAGAATCGAACTCCCGACCCACGCATTACGAATGAGCGTGTAGCGCCTCTCAGACCCTAACCAATAATCACCGTAGCCGCCTGTTTTCCAGTAGTTTTTTACTGCGTTTGCGCAACATTGCTGATCGGCGTATAACTCTGCGTAACAGCCATTTTGTTACGCAATTCGTTACGCAATCGGACCAGCGCATGCCCACTATCAAGATGTCGCGCGCCAAACTGGAAGCGCTCACGGCAAAGCCACCAGAAAAGCGGACCGACTACTTCGACGCCGGATACACCGGGCTCTGCCTCACGGTCGGCAGGCGCGCGGCGACCTGGTACTACTTCCGGCGCGTCGACGGCAAGCTCAACCGGCTGCGCATCGGCCCCTGGCCGCAGGTGGGCATAAAGGAAGCACGAAGCCACGCGGACGAACTCGAGCAAGCAATCGAGGCCGGCCAACACCCGAAAGCAGTACAGGCCCGCCAGAAGGCAGAGAAGACCGAATCGCGCGATATCGACCACGACCGTCTTGTCGAGCGTGCTGCAGAGAACTGGCGGAAGCTGCACTTCCCTGCCCTGGGCACGTCTTCGCGCAACGACTACGGCAAGCAGCTCGACGCCTTTGTCGAGCGATTCGAGGGGCGCGATATCGCCTCGATTACGCGAGGCGAAATCATCCGGCACCTCGATAGCGTGCAAAGCCGCAGCGCGGCACAGGCGAATCGAGCGGCCGTGGTGATGCGCCAGCTCTTCCGCTACGCCGTCGATCGACTCGACTTGCCCGCGAATCCAGCCGCCGACATCCGGAATCCCTCGCGAATGGTTCGACGCAAGCGGACGCTTTCCCGTGACGAGATCCGCGTGCTCTGGCGCGCGTGCGAGCTTGCAGGCTATCCGCACGGCCACGCCCTGCGGTTCGCGCTCTGCACCGGCCAGCGCATCGGAGAGATCGGGATGATGCGCTGGGCCGACATTCAGGGCGACTACTGGGCGAACAAGGAAAACAAGACCGGCCAGCGCATCGACATCTATCTCGCGCCGCACGCTCAGAAGATCATCAAGGATTGCCCCCGTATCGGCGAACACGTCTTTACCACGGGCGTGGAATCTCGCCTGACGAAGAAGACCACGGGCCTGCGCAGCGATATCTGGGGCGGCGATAGAGGGGCGATGAAGCGCTACATCCTGCCGCGAATCCCGGAAACCGCCACCGAGCTCGAGCTGCCCGCCATAACGGAAGCCTTCACCCCTCACGACTTGCGGCGCAGTGTTCGCACGGGGCTGACGGGTTGGGCTGGCGTCGCGCCGGATACTGCCGAGCGCGTCCTGAATCACGCCATCGGTGGCCTGCGTGCGGTGTACGACCATGCCGACTATCGGCCTCACGTCGCCGACGCCCTTATCCGATGGGATGCAGAACTCGACAGGATTCTCAGCGGCGACGCCGCGAAAGTTCTCAGTTTCTCGGCGTATGCCGAAACCGCAGCCGGCGCGGACGGCCGGTAAAAGCGGGCCGCAGGCGTGATAGAGCACGCCGCCGGCCCTAACCTTCAAAGTGAGGATGCACCATGAAAGCTGACCACAATGCTACCGCCAGCGACGCAACGCCGGCACTGCCAGCCAATCCGTTCGCAGAGGATTCTGCCGAAGACACGATCAACAAGTGCGCCAGCGTCACCGAGTTTCTTTCCGACGCCATACCGTCTATCGGCTTCAGCGGCACGGAATTGAGCGATTCAAGCAGCCACGGTGTGGCCTGGATTCTCAATGGCGTTACGGATGCGCTACGCCATGCTGAGAGCACTATGGCGGCCGCGCGGAAGGCGGAACAATGAACTGCAAAACGGGACGCTGTGATGCCTGAGTCGACACCACGGAAACGGCTTGGCCGGTTTGCGCGCGCCGTCGAGAAGTCACTCAATCGAGAAAAGGCTGAGCGAGAAGACCCCCGCCTTCTACTCGAGCGCGCGGAGCAGAAGCTGCAGGAAATCCGTGATGAACTAGAGTCGCGACAAAGCTACAAGTTCGAAAAGTTCGAGCCTGGAGGATGGGCCGACCGAAGCGCCTGGGACTATCTCGACGCCGCGAAGGCGGCAGTGGAACGGGGCGACATGCACGCCGCGGCCGTCGAGACTTTCTTTCTCGGTCAAGCCATAGCTCGACTCGAGGCGCCGATCGTGGACAACGTCAAGCAGCGCAGTCGGCCCGCGGGGAAGAGAGGCAAGTCCAAGCCGATCACGCAGCTGCTGCAGAGACTCTGCGCAATGGGCTATCAGGACCTGGAGCAGATGCTCGAAGCCCTAGAAGGTGATGCCGCACAGGACGCGGCAGAGCAGGAATACGACCCGATACCGGTGCTAATCCAAGAGGTCGCACGCGAAGAGCGGCGTGTGTACTACCTGAGCAGAGGCGCAGAAAACAGCATGTCTTTCAAGACTTTGGGCGACCACATAAGGAAATCCAGCAAAACCCACTCCGGTTAGCCGGTAAACCGGAAAAGCCGGTTTCTAGTCTGGCCTCACGTTCTAATGCGTGAGGCAGAGATGGAACAAAAGACGTCGCTAGTCCCCCAGCCCGAGCTTCGGCGCCGCTTCGGCGGCATCTCGGACATGACCGTCTGGCGTTGGCGGAAGGATGGCTTCCTTCCCCCGCCCACCGTAATCAGGCGCCGCAACTACTGGCCGGAGAACGTCGTGCAGAAGCTCCTGCAGGGCGAGCCCGCTGGTGAATGCAGCCAAGGCAAGGCGGCCTGAAATGATCGCGCTCACAGTGGCTCACGAAGAGGAGCGACGGGCACGCGAGAACCTGCGCGACGCCCTGCGTTCGACCGTCCCCGACCCTGGCCGCGCCGCTGCTGTGATGGCGGCAGCCGACTCGTGGCGTCGGGCATCGCTGCGCGCTGCTGAGCAGCGACGGGAGGAAGAGCGATGCCACAAATGAAAAGCGCCGCCCCCGACGGCCATCGGGAAAGCGGCGCGCAAAGCTCTCACACCCTGAAGTCTACCAGCGCCGAGCCACCGATCAACAGGGTGCTGAACCGCTGCGAGGGCGTGCGCAAGACGCCGAGCGGATGGGTGGCTCTCTGCACCGCTCACGAAGACAAACGCCCTTCCCTGGCAATCGCCGAGGGCGACAACGGCATGGTGCTGCTGCACTGCTATGCGGGCTGCGAGCTGGACAGCATCGTCGCCGGCATGGGCCTAGAGGTCGGCGACCTGTTCCCCGACCGAGCGCAGCCGCTCAACCGCTCCCAACGCGCTGAGCTACGCCAGCGCCAGCGCCTTACTCAGCTCACGGCCGTGCTGCCAGTGCTGCAGTTCGAGGCACTGGTGATCCTGTGCGGTGCTCAGGACATCGCCGAAGGCAAGGCGTTGTCCGAAGCCGACCGGGCGCGATTCGCGGCAGCCGTGGGGCGTATCGGCCACGCCAAGGAGGTGCTGTGCAATGGCTGACACCGCACTCTCGACAATCGAAGCCCGAGCCGCGCAACTCCATGAGGCCGAAAATAAGGGCGCCTTCCGCCTGGTGCGCGCCTGCGACATGGAGTTCAAGGCGCCGAGCTGGCTGGTGCGGGGCGTGCTCGAGTCGGACAGCACGGCCCTGGTATTCGGCGATCCCGCGGCCGGCAAGAGCCTGCTCGCCCTGGAGATCGGCGCCTCGCTGTCCGTCGGCTGCGCCTTCCACGGCCATGAGGTCAAGCAGTCGCCCGTCATCTACATCGCGGGCGAAGGCGGCAACGGCCTGCGCCGACGCACGCGCGCGTGGGAGATAGCCCGAGGGCACAGCCTGGAAGGCGCTCCCCTCTTCATGTCCACGAAGGCCACCGCACTGACGGACATGGAGGAAGCCGAGGCGGTGGTGACAGAGGTGGATGCAGTAGCGCGCGAGCACGGCAGCCCCGGCCTGGTGGTGGTGGACACCGTAGCCCGCAACTTCGGAGCCGGTGACGAGAACTCCACGCAGGACATGGGCGCCTTCATCGCAGCCGCCGACCGAATCCGCGCGCGCTATGCCTGCACCGTGCTGCTGGTGCATCACACGGGGCACGGCGACAAGTCGCGAGCCCGAGGTGCGATGGCCTTGAAGGGCGCACTGGATGCCGAGTATCGGCTCGAAAAGGATGACGACGGCACCGTGCGCATGACAGCGACCAAGATGAAGGACGCCGCCGAGCCCGAGCCCCTCGCCTTCCGTATTGCGGAGGTGGAGCTGGATCTGGTGGACGATCGAGGCGAGCCCGTCACCAGTGCGGTGCTCGACAGGATCGACTTCTGCAGGCCGGCAACACAACGGCGCGGCAAGTGGCAATGCCTCGCACTCGAGAAGCTGCGTGCCTTAGGAGGTACAGGTGAAGAGGTCTCGCTGGATACCTGGCGACGTGCATGTCTCGACGACGGCATGCCCCGTCAGAGGTGGCACGAGGTACGCGACTCCCTCACCCCTTTCGACGTGTCGATCAAGGACGGCTTGGCATGCCTCGCGGCCTGACCGTCCGGCGTCCGTCCGTCCGGTCCCCTAGGGAGACCGGACCGGACGGACACCTTAATCGGACGCATCCGGACAGAACCGGACGCCAAACCGGACACAAACCGGACGCACCCCAGGGGGGCTTCGAAAGTCGAGAGCGCCTCTCCCCAGGACCGACGCCCCATCTCTTTATTCACACCGTCACTTGGAGATTCCCGATATGGCGAACCCACGCAAGCCTAGAGCCCTGAAAGCGGTGGCCGGCACCGACAGACCCGACCGCGAGCGGCCGGAACTGGAGCTACCACCGGCTGACGGCATTCCCGAGCCGCCCGACTTCCTCGACGTACAGGGGGCGCAAGAGTTCACCCGCGTCGCGAACCTGCTGCACGGGGCCGGCGTCCTGGCAGCGGCGGACAACGCCATCCTCGCGGCCTACGCGGGCGCATGGGCGGGCCTGGTGCGTCGCTGGAGCAGTGGCGTCCACCCCACCGCGGCCGACCTGAATGCCTTCCGCGCTCTGGCCGGCGAGCTGGGCCTCTCCCCTGCTGCCCGCGCCCGCATCCCGAGCGATG of Algiphilus aromaticivorans DG1253 contains these proteins:
- a CDS encoding IS5 family transposase, which codes for MRHKPAACEGPEGRSDDLFRARLDQMIGNEHPLVKLAEKMPWEAIAERLSGVLPPEPAGAGRPALPMRLVVGLLYLKHAYNLSDEQVCARWLENPYWQHFCGEVYFQTTLPCDPSSLTRFRQRLGEAGVEELLAQTIEAAKAMKAIRPRDLERVVIDSTVQEKAVAYPTDSRLLEIARGKLVQAAQAEGIGLRQSYARIGPSLRRRAGGYAHAKQYKRLRRVLGKQRTLVGRLIRDIQRKATTEQQQKLATLLTRAERIRSQQKKDKHKLYALHAPEVECIGKGKARQPYEFGVKAGIAITAKQGLIVGARSFPGNPYDGDTLAEHLEQTEILTGIPPTTAIVDLGYRGRQPEGVAVIHRGKPKTLTPSQKRLLKRRQAVEPTIGHLKEENRMRRCHLKGALGDAMNPVLAAAGYNLRWLMRWIIAFWAQILAALLPLTLPNRTAMTPDAAS
- a CDS encoding SDR family oxidoreductase, yielding MDRQALEGKVVLVAAGAKNLGSLISRRMGERGAKVVVHYHSESAQADAEDTVAAIQNVGSEAFMMQGDLTHPANVVALFKEAKSRFGGIDIAVNTVGKVLRKAIVDTSEDEYDAMFDINAKAAYFFIREAGKHVNDDGKIITIVTSLLAAFTDGYSTYAGGKAPVEDFTRAAAKEFASRGISVTAIGPGPMDTPFFYGQETPERVAYHKSSSLKIPS
- a CDS encoding LysR family transcriptional regulator, whose product is MDRLLNLEIFVRVAESRSFTRAADQLELPRSTVSAAVKQLEARLGTPLLNRTTRRVNLTHDGSTYYERALRLLADFDEAETMFRRAGSPPAGKVRADLPGRVARLILAPALPDFHRQHPEIELELGVTDRPIDLVEEGVDCAIRVGELAESGLVARRLGELNQINCASPDYLARHGTPERLADLQEHLAVHYASPLSGRVEDWEFIDQGRSIAIRLRSVVTVNNAEAYIACCLAGLGMIQVPAYDVQTEIRDGLLTEVLPQHRPERLPISVLYPHRRHRAAQVEAFVAWASALFAARMGLE
- a CDS encoding tyrosine-type recombinase/integrase; amino-acid sequence: MPTIKMSRAKLEALTAKPPEKRTDYFDAGYTGLCLTVGRRAATWYYFRRVDGKLNRLRIGPWPQVGIKEARSHADELEQAIEAGQHPKAVQARQKAEKTESRDIDHDRLVERAAENWRKLHFPALGTSSRNDYGKQLDAFVERFEGRDIASITRGEIIRHLDSVQSRSAAQANRAAVVMRQLFRYAVDRLDLPANPAADIRNPSRMVRRKRTLSRDEIRVLWRACELAGYPHGHALRFALCTGQRIGEIGMMRWADIQGDYWANKENKTGQRIDIYLAPHAQKIIKDCPRIGEHVFTTGVESRLTKKTTGLRSDIWGGDRGAMKRYILPRIPETATELELPAITEAFTPHDLRRSVRTGLTGWAGVAPDTAERVLNHAIGGLRAVYDHADYRPHVADALIRWDAELDRILSGDAAKVLSFSAYAETAAGADGR
- a CDS encoding helix-turn-helix transcriptional regulator, with the translated sequence MEQKTSLVPQPELRRRFGGISDMTVWRWRKDGFLPPPTVIRRRNYWPENVVQKLLQGEPAGECSQGKAA
- a CDS encoding AAA family ATPase; amino-acid sequence: MADTALSTIEARAAQLHEAENKGAFRLVRACDMEFKAPSWLVRGVLESDSTALVFGDPAAGKSLLALEIGASLSVGCAFHGHEVKQSPVIYIAGEGGNGLRRRTRAWEIARGHSLEGAPLFMSTKATALTDMEEAEAVVTEVDAVAREHGSPGLVVVDTVARNFGAGDENSTQDMGAFIAAADRIRARYACTVLLVHHTGHGDKSRARGAMALKGALDAEYRLEKDDDGTVRMTATKMKDAAEPEPLAFRIAEVELDLVDDRGEPVTSAVLDRIDFCRPATQRRGKWQCLALEKLRALGGTGEEVSLDTWRRACLDDGMPRQRWHEVRDSLTPFDVSIKDGLACLAA